The Arthrobacter sp. NicSoilC5 genome has a window encoding:
- a CDS encoding cytochrome c oxidase subunit 4, whose product MKIESWIFGSGVFFFVPVSLVYGFLTNWSEWVGILGILLVAGLAGMIGAYLGFTGKRVGLRPEDRSDAEIHEGAGEQGHFSPWSWWPLVLGIACATGFLGLAVGAWVIFIAGGIAIVALVGWVYEYSRGDHAH is encoded by the coding sequence GTGAAAATCGAATCCTGGATCTTTGGCTCCGGAGTCTTCTTTTTCGTTCCCGTCTCGCTGGTCTACGGATTCCTGACCAACTGGAGCGAATGGGTGGGCATCCTGGGCATCCTGCTCGTGGCCGGCCTGGCCGGCATGATCGGCGCCTACCTGGGCTTCACCGGCAAGCGCGTAGGCCTTCGTCCCGAGGACCGCAGCGATGCGGAAATCCACGAGGGCGCCGGCGAACAGGGGCACTTCAGCCCTTGGAGCTGGTGGCCCCTGGTCCTGGGTATCGCCTGCGCCACTGGCTTCCTGGGCCTGGCAGTTGGCGCCTGGGTCATCTTCATCGCCGGCGGGATCGCCATCGTAGCCCTCGTCGGCTGGGTGTACGAATACAGCCGCGGAGACCACGCACACTAG
- a CDS encoding HPr family phosphocarrier protein gives MPTQKAVVAAPVGLHARSAAVFVRAVTDTGLPVTISKAGAAKVDARSLLQVMAADFAQGCEVELSVSEAALEDDLGRETVEAALRDLRVLLESQGAG, from the coding sequence TTGCCAACACAGAAGGCCGTGGTGGCAGCGCCGGTAGGCCTGCATGCACGTTCCGCCGCGGTATTTGTCCGGGCTGTCACCGATACAGGGCTTCCGGTCACCATCAGCAAGGCGGGCGCGGCGAAGGTGGACGCCCGGTCCCTGCTCCAGGTGATGGCCGCCGACTTTGCACAGGGGTGTGAGGTGGAGCTGTCCGTCAGCGAAGCCGCGCTCGAGGACGACCTGGGACGTGAAACCGTGGAGGCGGCCCTTCGGGACCTTCGCGTACTTTTGGAGTCCCAGGGGGCCGGCTGA